Genomic segment of Populus trichocarpa isolate Nisqually-1 chromosome 12, P.trichocarpa_v4.1, whole genome shotgun sequence:
CAGGGAagcttctcttctttttccttttcaattcagctccttttttctttttttttcatttccctctttttttttcattctcaaacTTTGTTTTAATAGTTGGCTAGGTTTTGAACCGGTGAAGTCAACtgaattatattagaaaaactCTCATGTGGTTTAGTTTTAAACCTGAGTTAGACAATAAATAAGGtcgaaatgtttttttatcaatctcatctttttttttttttttgtcaacttcattctcaaactttatttaCATGTTAGGTGAGTTGTCTTTGAAGTAACCAAATTAATTGGATCACATGATAATTAATAACTTCCatacagtttaattttaaattcgatTAGACGTGTtgaattaagaaattttaaaattggatCACATGATAATTAATAACTTCCATACAGtgtcattattttatttgcatcagTGATGCTAGGTATCCCATGATAGCCTATGGCCATCAATCTTTTGGGACACAAAAAAGTCTAAAAACTTTGTTTACAGCTACTTggtgaaaagaataatatataggATTAAACATATATAGTCTATGCTTTCTTAcgatttttattgttatttaagtGAAGAAAGAAGATAACAATCAATCTCATATCAtcaatttgatttgatatcaatggaattattttttttatataaaaaaaactatgatttatTGGTAAGGAGAAGAATTattctttctataattttagtttttagttctTGACATAGCTGAACCTAGACAAGAAAGAtcgaaaaaagacaaaaatctaTCAAAAATGGTCTAAATTACAATAACTttaattcagttttttattattcaatatttttttaatgtaatttgtcTCTCTAAGATATTTATCACTTCTTAAATAAGTCCAAAACCACTCTTTACGAGGTAGGAAactaagaataattaaattaagaaaatcaaaaaataaaaaggacaaatGATGAGATTGTCCGAATAATTAAGATCATATTTATCTAATTTGGAGGCTTTCTAGACATTAACTAGATATCGTTAACTGACACTTCTATAAAACTAGATCTATAaaactttctagttaaattttaacattatctaataatatataaaaaaaatcatgagttttttttatcaatccgGTTATTCAACataatccaaattatttttagactTAAACCATGTTTTATTGGTTTATAAATAACTCTACTGAGCTATCCACATTGTATATATAGCTGTGGCAGATCTATAATCATAGTTGTCAAAACCGCTGCAAGATCATATGTTTTATAGAATAAATATATGATtagttttatcaaaaaaaaaaaaaagagatatccTTAAGTTTTGGTTTCCTATGTAAATTGAACAAACACTCTCAAATGTTCAAGAACATAAAAGATGACACGTGTTTTACCAAATCTGGTTGAATctaccattatatatatatagttaccagattaaaagtgcttttaaaaaaatttaaaatttttttattttttttaaattaatatttttttgatgttttgaaattattttgatgtattgatgtcaaaaataattttaaaaaaataaaaaatatattaatatatttctaaataaaaaatactttaaaaaacaatcacaaataCCCCTCAAATAATGATCTTCAAAGCAGCCGTGTTTGCGGTAAAAAAAGGCTATATTTACAGTAAACATGGCTGCTTCTAAGTCTATGAAGAGTAAACTtgccttcttcttcatcttgttAATTAGTCACCATCTTGGTGGCTAAATTTCTTCGATTAATAATATCCCTctcgtttatatatatatataaaaagaagaacactaaacatagtttattttttctcttcttcacagCAGGTTAGCAAACATGGCGGCTTCCAGTTCATTATTGATAAAGTGGGCTCTTAGAAAACTATTTTAAACTTGACATTTTTGTGAGTTTAGCCCACTTTTATGTAGCCTGGCCCCGCTATTTGGCATTCATGTTTGGATATGTTCGTTCTAAGTGGCTTGAAATTACAActattaaatgaatgttttttatttttagtgttatCGTATAATTTAGACGTGTGATGtcaaatatgaaagaaatatattaaaaaattattttaaatattttttaagtaaaaattatttttaaaaagcattgtATACCATGATCTCAAATATTTAATGGAttaattagataatttattgatttagacCCTAACTTGGATTTAAATACCTGTTTAACATGGAAAAAACaatctctaaaataatattattttaaatatttttttaaacaaaaacatctATTTAAATCAACCTGAATTGATCTTGTCCCGTGTCTTAAAACCATTTAGCGTGAATGCCGACTTTCTTAACTATGCTCTAACCTCACTTAATTATAACTAATCTAAACTGTTTTCTTGTACAACACAGTCACCTTATGTATTAGTGCTCGCATGCAATTTTTCAGATTCTGAGGTAGTTTGCGTGAGCTGCCATAAAATGACTTCAgactttcttttatatatatatatatatatatatatatatatatatatatagagagagagagagagagagagagagagagagagagagagagagccactcactctctctctctctctctctcaactaaGTGTGTGTAATTTTGTTGTAgggtgctttttaaaataatttttttatttgaaaatatattaaaataattttatttatattgcaCAATAtcagaattattaaaaaatattaatttaaattttttccaaataaaaatattaattagaattagGCCAACATTTCATTTTTCACAGAGAAACAACCCACTTTAatccttttgtttgttttaattccGCAAACAAACCTTTGTGAGATTTTTCTTTTAGCAAATTTGCCCTATAATAGGCTAATTTTGTCAATTGAACCCGATTGAAATCGGAAAACAAACTCATATGACGAATAGAGATCGCTAAATTAATTACAATtcaatccaatccaatccaatTAAGAATTAGGTTGAACTTACAAAATAAGAGCGATATAAACTGATGTTAATTAAATTGGGGGATTTTTCTCACAGAAAACCCCCTATCGATCAGTACAAGGGTTAAATTCTTATGCTCAAAGGGTCCATTTGATAATGGAAATTATAATATACATAGTGAATTTCATGGTCACATTGTCATAATCACCATCACAATAAATTTTGCATCTTTAATTCATAATTGGGATTTCAACATAATTATATATGCTAAAAcagattttataataaaagatcTTGAACAGAAGTTTGAGGAATTTATTTTCGCTAAATTTATTTTCGctcatgatataaaaaataaaagaccgagtaaatctaaaaataatattataataaccataaattttttaaaatcaaaggattgattattgcttcaatttatattttcaagtttatacAAATAATCGATACaacataaatttcttttaaatatttaccTTTCTTTAGAAGTCAAtatagaatttgaatttttattattgtcttcAATTGTGTGCTATGTTTGTTTGTATTCGATATTTCTAAAACGTGTCAAATGAGActaagtttttttcttagaCAATATTAAAAGGATACATCATTCCATAATCCTAATGTTTGAATTCAAGAAGTTAATTAGGAAGGAGATTAATTATAGACAATCTCTCAAAATTCAACtcagttaattataatttagttacTTACTGGTTATGGTTACTGCTGGTGGTAAAAAATAGTAGCagtaattaattgaatttaaattgattaCCAATCGCATAGGAGGACGCAGAAAACTTGACAACCTCATCTAATTATTAAGTGGCCCATCTACgatgctttttaattaaaaatattaaaataatatatttttatttttttattattaaaatatattttaaaaaatatcaatttaatatttttccaaatacaaattaagttgaaataagcagattatcatataaaaacagACAAATATTTGAATCACAACTTCTTGAAAAAGTGAATTACACAACAACAATTTATGTCtactattaatttttattttcttaataaaaatctattcattttttttaattaaaaataacattacacACAATTGAAGACATGCACCCTCTTTACTCATTTCTTGTTCAAGTAATtatggaattaattaattttatgaattgagattaaatttatttttctgattcggtatctataataaaattagagaatTCAAGAGAATAATACTTCCTACATTGACTTTGAGTATTATTGGCCTAAAATACTCATTTAATAtataacttcttcttcttttttttagaaatattttgtaTCTTATTACTTATTCGTCCTTGTATATAATATTagccaacaaaacaaaaataaaatattttaagaattctAGCTCGTCAAATCATGCTTacaatttataatctatttttaatatagtaaacTGCAACTAATCCTTTTGCTTTATATGCCAAAGGCATTCATTGCATCCATCACAAAGTCCAAGACTCTCTTTCTCTTGTACAAGTCACCAATCCTTCTCATCATCGGTGTTCTTGGCAAAATGGGGTGCAAATCATCAGACAAGCCAAAGCCAAAGCTAAGGCACAGGAAAGGCTTGTGGTCACCTGAAGAAGATCAAAGGCTTGGAAGCTATGTCTTTCAACATGGCCATGGATGTTGGAGCTCTGTCCCCATTAATGCTGGTAATTTCCCCCCACTCATTATTCACCAGTTTCGTGCATTGCAAACCAACATGCCATTTTGCTAATGTACTTCAATTTGAATGGgaattagtaataaaaataataattttgtgatGATTTTAAGCACCTAGCTATTCTCATAAATAGCTCTATATATtagttttcaagattttttttcatagaaacAGGTGTGCTATGCTGTATCCTATAGCATTGCTCAAAAAGGTTGCATGTGTTCTTATATTTCCAGAAGCATTGCATTTTTCTTGAGCATGAGTGATCCAACTTTGATGAATCATTACCAGGAACTTTTCAAGGGCTGGACAGAATTTTCATTTTGGTGGGAGTAATTTAACTTATTGTTGAGTCTGTGTGCTATGGTTTCCGTGATCAATTATTTTAAGATGATTGTTgacagttaattttttaataattttctctgTTAAAACAAATGGCCCAGCTGTAAGTGAAGAGTCATCAGAGTTACTGACAAGTCTTCACGGTTCTTGAGTAAAGCCAAGCTTAAGAGTTACCTGCTTCTCATCAACTGGCTGATTCAGTTGGCTGATCATTCTTTGGttaattatttagaaatttagaTGACTGCCTGCATCATCAAAACATCATTTGTAGCAGAATCTCTAAGTTTCAAGGgaaaaagaatgatgatgaaTTACCGTTGAAATAACTAAAAAGCCATTTGTCAGTTGACTTTCTTAAGGTCCTGATCATGAAGCGGTAGTGTTAAGTAATTATTGCACTAATGCAGGCTTGCAGAGGACTGGGAAGAGCTGCAGATTAAGATGGATTAATTACTTGAGACCAGGACTGAAAAGAGGGGCGTTTTCTACAGACGAAGAAGAGACAATCCTGACCCTTCATCGCATGTTAGGCAACAAGTAAGTAggattcattaaaaataatcactctTATGGCCTTAAGGACCACTCTTAACACCTTTCTGCTATTAGGTGGGATGCCCCATCAATGAGAATTAATAAGTAGGAGAGTAGGATTTGGATGATCATGGACATTTTaggtcaaataataaaaatttgcaaGAAATTCTGATAATATAGATTATTGCTAAGATGCTAGCCTAGCATGTATTCTTTGAATTGTCTGGCAAGTGCCTCCACCAAATCAAGCCACGTTTTGTTTTGATGATACTCGACAGGGATTTTTTTATAACCAGATAACATACCATTGTAGGTCAACTTGTAGTTTGAAACCTTTACAATGATGCAAGGAAACTAGAATATGATTCCATTTAAAATCCTTGAATTCAATGCGCCCGAAGCACCATAGGATTTGTGTTTCTGAATTTGTCATAACCACTGCATTATTACCTTCCTTCGTATTCATAGAGAGGAACTGATATATGGAGACAATCTGTTTTGGAATGACTAGGTGGTCTCAAATTGCACAGCATTTGCCTGGAAGAACAGACAATGAGATAAAGAACCATTGGCATTCCTATTTGAAGAAAAAGTTGTTCAAAGCTGAAGGAATGGAATCTCCTAATAAGACTCAATCTGCCAGCTCAAACTCAGACAATATGGATCTTTCACCCTCTCCCAAAAGGCTTAAAATGCAAAGTCCTGAATCGTCAATGAATATGGAAAAACCATCAACTGATATCGACCGGCCGGTACTTCCACGGATGTTTGACTATCTTAAAGAACCTAACAGAAGCTCCTTATTACCAAAGGTTATGTTTGCTGAGTGGCTCTCACTTGACAGCTTTGCAAGTTCAGGTGAGCCTGTGGTTTCAAAGAGTACATTCGATCATAATCCAAGCTTCCAAGACACTAGTTTCATGCATCATTACTTACTGGAAGAAGGAGCATTTGGTGGCGACTATCAAAATTCTCTAAGCGATGGTTCGAGCGGCGACATTTTTAGTTCAGAATTCAAATTTGAAAGCCAGAGTCCAGGAAATGAGTTTGATTTTAGCTCTGGAGAGGATTTATGTAGGGAATTCAACTTCCGTAATATTGGTGATGTGATGTACATATGAGGGCTTAGTTCCCAAAAGCAACTGCAAGGAAGAATAACTTCTGATtatacaaaaaagaagaaaaaagaagaagattgataCTCAAATAAGAAGGCCTGCAGGGAAGGAATTTGTAGCTAGCTAGGCCCCTTCCAGTTCCTTCCTCAAAACCAGGCGTGTAGATAATGTAATAGGCTTTAGCAATTGTTGAGTTTGTGGTTATTCTTCCATGGAGTTGCTTTTGGAGGCACCTTGATTGTTTCAAGAATAAAGAATATGTCAATTTCTTGTCTCTTGATGATGCAAGTTCTGTTTAGTTGGTGTCTCGAGATAGAAGGTACATATACAAAAAGACATAAATATGTTTGGTTAGAGGACATAAACTTCTCAAGCTATCCCTCTGGATCTCCCTGTTCCAAGAGGTACATGGATATGTCTCCTCTATCTTCGTTTCTTCTGTCTCAAGACAGTAACAAAACCTACCTTAAACATTTGATACAAAGGAAAAACTCAAAAGGGTTTAGGGCTGCTGCAAGTAATAAATTAGATGAACAAACAAGCGCAAGAAGAGAATAATCCATGTTATTGAAAGGGTTTATATCCGTTGACTTTTGATAAATTCAGAACTAAAAATTCCATACCGGCACTACTGCCAGCACAGGCGTAGGGCTGTAAATGGAGGAATCAAAGTTTTTCTGCCTAATCCTGGGATTTATTAATGTGCATTGGAGATTAGAACGAATATAATATTCCTAAGTAGGTACTGACTCGCATTGATTAGTGTTCAAGTTcacaaagaagatgatgattcATAGCATTACATAATCAAGCACAAGACAATTTtttgtgcataaaaaaaatatttacagacATTGATGGATCATTTTATAAACGGACATTGTCCTCTTAAGATTtctgatgatgattttttttttcatggtataGCTTGAACTCTTTCATGAGTTCTAGATGATAAAATTATCTGTGAGAACTAGGCTTGCCCATAACAGGATAGCAGCAACTGCAACAATGGTTGTAATTGGTGTCCATTTCAGTGCAATCACCTGATTGGGTAGCATGTTATATGTTATGATTCtgataaaagaaaatggtaACCTTATGTTTGTTGCtgaaaaaataggataaaaagaaaatataagagagGAAGAGAATCCATTTTTCctagtaattaattctacattGTCTCTTCATTAAATGAACACACCTCTAGCAGGGGAGAACCCCAGACAGGAGAGGCTGTTCTTGGAGTCGTTGCCGGTAGTCTTTCGGAGATTTCTGACAATTGAAGAGCAGAAtacataagattttttttgtaaacatgGTTTATGATCAATGTaacataaaataagaataatttacctgaatttctttttctttgcagaATTTCTGATATGTGCTCTGTGATGatttctaaatctttttttctattcgCATTTAGCTTCGATAGATTAGC
This window contains:
- the LOC7482089 gene encoding transcription factor LAF1 — encoded protein: MGCKSSDKPKPKLRHRKGLWSPEEDQRLGSYVFQHGHGCWSSVPINAGLQRTGKSCRLRWINYLRPGLKRGAFSTDEEETILTLHRMLGNKWSQIAQHLPGRTDNEIKNHWHSYLKKKLFKAEGMESPNKTQSASSNSDNMDLSPSPKRLKMQSPESSMNMEKPSTDIDRPVLPRMFDYLKEPNRSSLLPKVMFAEWLSLDSFASSGEPVVSKSTFDHNPSFQDTSFMHHYLLEEGAFGGDYQNSLSDGSSGDIFSSEFKFESQSPGNEFDFSSGEDLCREFNFRNIGDVMYI